A single Tachypleus tridentatus isolate NWPU-2018 chromosome 9, ASM421037v1, whole genome shotgun sequence DNA region contains:
- the LOC143224649 gene encoding uncharacterized protein LOC143224649 isoform X2, translating to MAEIEKPALSATSTSPKRSGHHNIPKSGVPQYGTSICFHTLTPPNVAVVGGCPACRLVYYD from the exons ATGGCTGAAATTGAGAAACCTGCTCTCTCTGCAACCTCGACCAGCCCTAAGAGATCAG GACACCACAACATCCCAAAGTCTGGAGTTCCCCAATATGGAACTAGcatatgttttcacactttaactCCACCTAATGTTGCAGTTGTTGGAGGATGCCCAGCATGCAGG CTGGTGTACTACGACTGA
- the LOC143224649 gene encoding protein GVQW3-like isoform X1, whose product MNDLKEQRLAVKFCVKLGKSATEPFAMLNTAYGDVAMKRTACFKWYERFKDGRQSIEDDERSGRPSTSTDDPYVDKINTLVRANRRLTVREFAEECGISVGSCYEILTEKLKMHRIAAKFSSQNS is encoded by the coding sequence atgaatgacctgaaggagcaacgacttgctgtgaaattttgtgttaaacttggaaaatctgcgactgaaccttttgctatgcttaacacggcttacggtgatgttgctatgaagcgtacggcatgtttcaagtggtatgaacgttttaaggatggtcgacagtccattgaagatgatgagcgttctggacgtccttccacgtcaactgacgacccatacgttgacaaaatcaacactctggtgcgggcaaatcgacgtctgactgtcagggagtttgctgaagagtgtgggatatcagttggatcttgttacgagattttgacagaaaaattgaagatgcaccgcattgctgcgaaattcagctctcagaactcgtga